One window of the Misgurnus anguillicaudatus chromosome 8, ASM2758022v2, whole genome shotgun sequence genome contains the following:
- the rgs16 gene encoding regulator of G-protein signaling 16 has product MDIYFPAGFKMCRGIAQLSNTCLERAKRIKACVGGFLQRKDWNILCYSIKYRKPRLTLEECLMWKESLEKLLSNKHGLYAFRAFLISEFSEENIAFYLACEDFKNTKSAAKLPSKATRIYEEFIGDEAPREVNIDYETRDITQANVKSPTTSCFDMAQHRIYILMEKDCYPRFLRSAAYRSLLNQLAKKASATRPLCEKDKPK; this is encoded by the exons ATGGATATTTATTTCCCTGCTGGCTTTAAAATGTGCAGAGGAATAGCACAGCTGTCAAACACATGTCTGGAAAG GGCGAAAAGAATAAAGGCATGCGTAGGTGGATTTCTGCAGAGAAAAGACTGGAACATCCTATGCTATTCCATCAAATACAGAAAACCAAG GTTGACCTTGGAGGAATGTTTGATGTGGAAGGAATCTTTGGAGAAGCTCCTGTCAAACAAAC ATGGACTATATGCTTTCAGAGCGTTCCTCATATCCGAATTTAGCGAAGAGAACATAGCGTTCTACCTGGCATGCGAGgacttcaaaaacacaaagtcCGCAGCCAAGTTGCCATCTAAAGCCACTCGGATATACGAGGAGTTTATCGGAGATGAAGCTCCTAGAGAG GTTAACATCGACTATGAGACTCGAGACATCACTCAGGCCAACGTGAAGAGCCCGACAACGTCCTGCTTCGATATGGCTCAGCACCGCATCTACATTCTAATGGAAAAGGATTGCTACCCACGATTCCTCCGATCTGCCGCCTACCGCAGCCTACTCAACCAACTCGCCAAAAAGGCCTCCGCAACTCGACCTCTTTGTGAAAAAGACAAACCGAaatga
- the rgs8 gene encoding regulator of G-protein signaling 8, whose amino-acid sequence MKTRLGCLSNKSDSCSDFSEFLPPTQERSTRYLKLSNDEVSRWAESFDALLSNKYGMTAFRTFLKTEFSDENIEFWLACEDYKKIKSPAKMMSKANKIYKEFIEVHAPREVNIDHRTREETKRKLLEPTSNSLNEVQAKIYSLMEKDSYPRFIRSKIYQDLLNRTQMHCQRKSV is encoded by the exons ATGAAAACTAGACTAGGGTGTCTGTCTAACAAGTCTGACTCATGCAGCGATTTTTCAGAATTCTTACCCCCTACCCAAGAGAGGTCTACAAGATATTTAAA GCTGTCCAATGATGAAGTGTCCAGATGGGCAGAGTCGTTTGATGCGCTGCTGTCCAATAAAT ATGGTATGACAGCCTTCAGGACCTTCCTCAAAACAGAGTTTAGCGATGAAAACATTGAGTTCTGGTTGGCGTGTGAAGACTATAAAAAGATCAAATCCCCTGCCAAAATGATGTCTAAGGCCAACAAGATCTACAAAGAATTTATTGAAGTCCATGCACCCAGAGAG GTGAACATAGACCACAGAACCAGAGAGGAAACCAAACGGAAGCTTCTGGAGCCAACGTCCAACAGCCTGAATGAAGTCCAAGCAAAAATATACAGCCTCATGGAGAAAGACTCCTATCCCCGGTTTATACGATCAAAGATCTATCAGGACTTACTGAACAGAACACAGATGCACTGTCAGAGAAAATCGGTTTAA